One part of the Spirochaeta lutea genome encodes these proteins:
- a CDS encoding ABC transporter permease produces the protein MKPQQPEIPRRPRKHLPPGQEYSGLIRLFRMLKPWAWYLLGVGALAVGWVIAAWVIDASIILPGPELVLRRLGNYMGQTRFWSALGGTVLRVLAGFGLSLAVATVLGGLAGVFPGVRWAITPLLRLVQAVPVLAVILIALIWFGSEQVPVFTAVLMGMPVMTEGVIQGVRGADPGLVEMARAYRVPGLRIFTGIQLPSALPFLAAAARASLGLTWKVVVAAEVLAQPIHGIGTGMQGDKIILETPGVLAWTAAAVVLSAVSQGVFSLVLRGWRRYGRG, from the coding sequence ATGAAGCCCCAACAGCCGGAAATCCCCCGGCGTCCAAGGAAGCATCTGCCCCCCGGGCAGGAATACTCGGGCTTAATCCGCTTGTTTCGGATGCTCAAACCCTGGGCCTGGTACCTTCTGGGTGTCGGTGCTCTGGCGGTGGGCTGGGTGATAGCAGCCTGGGTTATTGATGCGTCAATCATTCTGCCCGGTCCTGAATTGGTTCTCAGGAGACTCGGCAATTACATGGGGCAGACAAGGTTTTGGTCTGCCCTCGGGGGTACTGTTCTCCGGGTTTTAGCGGGTTTCGGATTGTCCCTCGCTGTAGCGACGGTTCTCGGCGGGTTGGCCGGGGTGTTTCCCGGGGTGCGGTGGGCTATTACTCCCCTGCTGAGGTTAGTGCAGGCTGTGCCGGTGTTAGCGGTCATTCTGATTGCCCTCATCTGGTTCGGTAGTGAACAGGTACCGGTGTTTACGGCTGTGTTGATGGGGATGCCGGTGATGACCGAGGGGGTAATTCAGGGGGTTCGGGGGGCTGATCCGGGGCTGGTGGAAATGGCCCGGGCGTACCGGGTTCCAGGGTTGCGGATTTTTACGGGGATTCAGCTGCCCTCGGCCCTGCCCTTTCTTGCCGCTGCTGCCAGGGCCTCATTAGGGTTGACCTGGAAGGTGGTTGTGGCGGCGGAGGTGCTGGCCCAGCCGATTCATGGAATCGGAACGGGGATGCAGGGGGACAAGATTATCTTGGAAACCCCGGGTGTGTTGGCGTGGACCGCAGCGGCAGTAGTGCTTAGTGCGGTGAGCCAAGGGGTGTTTTCTCTCGTGCTCCGCGGATGGAGGCGTTATGGACGCGGTTAA
- a CDS encoding ABC transporter ATP-binding protein: MDAVKNRDADWGLSGVRFTYPDTGIEIARNLELALPGGKITAVLGPSGCGKSTLLHVLSGELDPQEGEADIPGDGNVSMIYQDPRLIPWKSVEGNLEFVLRGWFEAQERRRRIAQGLDLVGLGGRARDLPDQLSGGQRQRVNMLRAFLVPGDVLLMDEPFQGLDVVLRIQLLEVFARLWLERPRSVLAVTHEPRDAALLGHQCLIVSGPPVRIEGRITGLGPRLDVGAGDDGTAGVETRIIAQLMASGRRGTGSSG; the protein is encoded by the coding sequence ATGGACGCGGTTAAGAACCGGGATGCGGACTGGGGATTGTCTGGGGTACGTTTTACGTACCCGGACACCGGGATTGAGATTGCCAGGAACCTGGAGCTGGCGCTTCCGGGCGGCAAGATTACCGCCGTGCTCGGTCCTTCGGGCTGCGGAAAATCGACTCTTCTGCATGTATTATCCGGGGAGCTGGATCCCCAGGAGGGGGAGGCTGATATACCCGGTGACGGGAATGTTTCGATGATTTACCAAGATCCGCGGCTGATCCCCTGGAAGAGTGTGGAGGGGAATCTGGAATTTGTGCTCAGGGGTTGGTTTGAGGCTCAGGAGCGCCGGAGGCGGATCGCCCAAGGCCTTGATCTGGTGGGGCTAGGTGGCCGGGCCAGGGACCTGCCCGATCAGCTGAGCGGCGGACAGCGGCAGCGGGTAAATATGCTCCGGGCCTTTTTGGTGCCCGGGGATGTGCTGCTGATGGATGAGCCCTTCCAGGGGCTGGATGTGGTACTGCGGATACAGTTGCTGGAGGTATTCGCCCGGTTATGGCTGGAGCGTCCCCGGAGTGTCTTGGCGGTGACCCATGAGCCCCGGGATGCGGCGTTACTGGGTCACCAGTGTCTGATCGTATCCGGACCGCCGGTGCGGATTGAGGGCAGAATTACCGGACTTGGACCCCGGTTGGATGTGGGTGCAGGGGATGATGGGACCGCAGGGGTAGAAACCAGAATTATTGCTCAGTTGATGGCGTCGGGGCGCAGGGGCACTGGGTCATCGGGATAG
- a CDS encoding ABC transporter substrate-binding protein: MKKKLLISLFLAVVLAGAGADTFVLGTLKGPSGVGLAPMIVEPVTLDNGIPVEVVALGAPDVMVSRIINREVDAAVLPVNLAAKLYNAGQPIRLAAIVGNGMLSLVSRDTGVGNLADLGGDGVYVAGQGSTPEFVFRFLLDKAGLSGVQDRSSGLASTEVGLNFSMPYPEITASIIAGRIDHAVLPEPFATMAVLRGQGAIRKAADLQELWARVPGNEEDYPMTALVVRRDVVEDEPETLELVLEAYRESLETVLADPQAAGPVVERSGLGLQAPVAAQAIPVTNYVYIPAVESRQKVEGLLRVFLDFAPPSIGGKLPDDGFYLR; the protein is encoded by the coding sequence ATGAAGAAAAAATTATTGATTAGCCTGTTTCTGGCAGTGGTTCTTGCCGGGGCAGGTGCAGATACCTTTGTGTTGGGAACGCTAAAGGGTCCCAGCGGGGTGGGGTTAGCGCCGATGATTGTTGAGCCTGTTACCCTGGACAACGGAATACCGGTTGAGGTTGTGGCTCTGGGGGCGCCGGATGTCATGGTTTCCCGGATTATTAATCGGGAGGTGGATGCGGCGGTATTGCCGGTTAATCTTGCTGCGAAGTTATACAACGCCGGTCAGCCCATCCGCCTGGCAGCCATTGTCGGCAACGGTATGCTGAGTCTGGTCAGCCGGGATACCGGGGTTGGCAATCTGGCTGACTTAGGGGGAGACGGGGTGTATGTGGCCGGCCAGGGCAGCACCCCGGAGTTTGTCTTTCGATTCCTCCTTGATAAAGCGGGACTTTCGGGGGTGCAGGATCGGAGCAGCGGGTTGGCGAGTACTGAGGTCGGGTTGAATTTTTCCATGCCCTACCCGGAGATTACTGCCTCGATTATCGCTGGACGGATTGACCACGCTGTCCTGCCCGAGCCGTTCGCTACTATGGCGGTGTTGCGGGGCCAGGGTGCTATTCGCAAGGCGGCAGATTTACAGGAATTGTGGGCTCGGGTTCCCGGGAATGAGGAAGATTATCCCATGACCGCCTTGGTGGTCCGCAGGGATGTCGTTGAGGATGAACCCGAAACCCTCGAACTGGTACTTGAGGCGTACCGGGAAAGTTTGGAGACGGTCCTGGCCGATCCCCAGGCTGCAGGTCCGGTGGTTGAGCGGTCCGGTCTGGGTTTGCAGGCTCCGGTGGCAGCCCAAGCGATTCCGGTGACCAACTATGTGTATATTCCGGCCGTGGAAAGCCGACAGAAGGTTGAAGGACTGTTACGGGTGTTTCTGGATTTTGCTCCACCGTCCATCGGCGGCAAACTGCCGGATGACGGATTCTATCTGAGGTAA